One window from the genome of Chloroflexota bacterium encodes:
- a CDS encoding UPF0280 family protein, giving the protein MYQPRTYRHWVKGDDLVSFSVVVKETDLYIRAASNLHRKAHRLVLKYRSSLEKYIARRPDFLTSLEPIEVEAEAPKIVRDMADAARMAGVGPMAAVAGAIAEFVGKELLDFSPEVIVENGGDIYLKIQRQRTIGIFAGGSPLTGKLGLEINPEDTPLGICTSSGTVGHSLSFGRADAVIVLADSATLADAAATAIGNRVSEPADIEKGIELARDIGQLRGVVIIKDDKLGVWGGVKIVPTQNE; this is encoded by the coding sequence ATGTATCAGCCGCGTACCTACCGCCACTGGGTAAAGGGCGATGACCTGGTCAGCTTCAGCGTTGTGGTGAAGGAGACCGACCTGTACATACGCGCCGCGAGCAACCTTCACCGCAAAGCCCATAGGCTGGTGCTGAAGTACCGCAGCAGTCTGGAGAAGTACATTGCCCGCCGCCCCGATTTTCTGACCTCTCTCGAGCCGATTGAGGTTGAAGCAGAGGCACCGAAAATCGTCCGAGATATGGCCGATGCTGCCCGCATGGCCGGCGTCGGCCCGATGGCGGCGGTGGCGGGGGCCATTGCCGAGTTCGTCGGCAAAGAGTTGCTCGATTTCTCTCCGGAAGTCATTGTGGAGAACGGCGGCGACATTTATTTGAAGATTCAGCGCCAGAGAACGATAGGTATCTTTGCCGGAGGTTCACCGCTGACCGGCAAGCTGGGACTTGAGATAAATCCGGAGGACACGCCGCTGGGTATCTGCACCTCATCAGGGACGGTGGGACATTCACTGAGCTTTGGTCGGGCGGACGCGGTGATTGTGCTCGCCGACTCTGCCACGCTGGCCGATGCCGCGGCCACCGCCATCGGCAACCGGGTCAGCGAGCCGGCGGATATAGAGAAGGGCATCGAGCTGGCGCGCGATATCGGGCAATTGAGGGGGGTGGTCATCATCAAGGATGACAAGCTGGGGGTCTGGGGAGGGGTGAAAATCGTGCCCACACAAAATGAGTAA
- a CDS encoding MmgE/PrpD family protein produces the protein MTVTEQVAGFVVDTSLNDIPQKTVQYAKELALCNLGSMMWGSTLPASRIVTRFIRDIGGTPEAGVIGGGFKTSLPNAALANGNFAHAAEWEGDSRPEMVGVMTVFPVVFPVAEKVGASGKDVLEAAIIAHEVQSRIGLACLPATGRGFFAVPVFGNFGATVAAARLLKLNEEQICNAFGLVASQAAGTLRHHSTMTHFVETGFACRNGVTAALLAGEGINADMNILEDTGLGLGFGSAVAGKGDYVIQKVTEGLGKEFRFNLLDTKVFPCHSLQQRPLEAALHLVSEHGIAYDDVESVEVEMSPGAVHELDLLEPPDGEHTRVSLQHGIAGVLLEKRADRHIFTEEKRVDPGFREARGKVKLIPRPEWTVSWPEGFDIVTIKLKNGQEHSVKWEAWRGFHKTPMTTDELIAKYRDGTSEVLSPARADRSIELVLELENIKDISELAKIIAFPG, from the coding sequence ATGACTGTAACCGAGCAGGTAGCAGGCTTTGTGGTCGATACCAGTCTCAATGACATCCCTCAGAAGACGGTGCAGTACGCGAAAGAACTGGCATTGTGCAATCTGGGTTCAATGATGTGGGGCTCAACGCTGCCAGCAAGCAGGATTGTCACCAGGTTTATCCGGGATATCGGCGGGACTCCTGAGGCCGGCGTTATCGGCGGCGGGTTCAAAACGTCGCTGCCCAACGCGGCGCTGGCCAATGGCAATTTTGCCCATGCCGCGGAATGGGAAGGCGACAGCCGACCGGAGATGGTCGGGGTTATGACGGTGTTTCCGGTCGTTTTCCCGGTCGCCGAGAAGGTGGGGGCATCTGGGAAGGACGTGCTGGAAGCAGCTATTATTGCCCACGAGGTTCAGTCGCGAATTGGCCTCGCCTGTCTGCCCGCCACCGGCCGGGGCTTTTTCGCCGTGCCCGTGTTCGGCAACTTCGGCGCCACGGTGGCCGCCGCCAGGCTACTGAAATTAAATGAGGAACAGATATGCAATGCCTTTGGCCTGGTCGCCTCACAGGCGGCGGGCACGTTGAGACACCACTCGACCATGACTCACTTTGTCGAGACCGGGTTTGCCTGCCGGAACGGAGTCACCGCAGCCCTGCTGGCCGGAGAGGGGATTAACGCCGATATGAATATCCTGGAGGATACCGGCCTTGGCCTCGGCTTCGGCAGCGCGGTCGCTGGAAAAGGCGATTACGTCATCCAGAAAGTGACCGAGGGACTGGGCAAGGAGTTCCGTTTCAACCTCCTTGACACCAAGGTTTTCCCCTGCCACTCTCTACAGCAGCGTCCTCTCGAAGCGGCGCTCCACCTCGTCAGCGAGCACGGCATCGCCTATGATGACGTTGAGAGCGTTGAGGTTGAGATGAGCCCGGGCGCCGTGCACGAACTCGACCTGCTCGAACCCCCGGACGGCGAACACACCAGGGTCAGTTTACAGCACGGCATAGCCGGCGTCCTGCTGGAAAAGCGCGCCGACCGGCATATCTTCACCGAGGAGAAGCGTGTTGACCCCGGGTTCAGAGAGGCTCGAGGGAAGGTCAAGCTCATTCCCCGACCGGAGTGGACGGTCAGCTGGCCCGAGGGCTTCGATATCGTTACCATCAAGCTGAAGAACGGGCAGGAACACAGCGTCAAGTGGGAGGCATGGCGGGGCTTTCACAAGACGCCCATGACCACCGATGAGCTGATTGCCAAATACAGGGACGGTACCAGCGAAGTCCTCTCGCCGGCACGGGCAGACCGCTCTATAGAACTGGTGCTTGAACTGGAAAACATAAAAGATATTTCGGAACTGGCGAAAATAATCGCCTTCCCGGGCTAG
- the rsmA gene encoding 16S rRNA (adenine(1518)-N(6)/adenine(1519)-N(6))-dimethyltransferase RsmA codes for MKEESLLAETRRLLRRFNLRARKRLGQHFLIDNEVLQQILSAAELTTDDIVMEIGPGLGILTRELAQRAKQVMAVELDDKLADFLRQEMASFPNVRVISGDILKIDPSDLLPAPERYKLVANLPYYITSPVLRHFLEATLKPDLIVVMVQKEVAEAIAAGPGKRSLLSISVQFYGRPTIISKVPAESFYPAPEVDSAILRIDLYPEPAVAVDDVDSFFKTVRAGFASPRKQLANSLSYGLRLPKTDVINVLEKANISSQRRAETLTLEEWAQLRRAYAQWQGKKMAC; via the coding sequence TTGAAAGAAGAATCGCTGCTGGCCGAAACCAGGCGTTTGCTGCGCCGTTTCAATTTAAGGGCAAGGAAGAGATTAGGACAGCATTTTCTTATCGATAATGAGGTGCTGCAGCAAATTCTCTCCGCAGCCGAACTTACCACTGATGATATTGTTATGGAGATTGGCCCGGGATTGGGCATTCTGACCAGAGAGCTTGCGCAAAGGGCCAAGCAGGTCATGGCCGTTGAGCTTGACGATAAACTGGCCGACTTCCTGAGGCAGGAAATGGCCTCTTTTCCCAACGTCCGGGTCATCAGCGGGGACATCCTCAAAATCGACCCGTCTGATTTGTTGCCTGCACCGGAACGGTACAAACTGGTGGCCAACCTCCCCTACTACATCACCTCCCCTGTCCTGCGCCACTTCCTGGAAGCAACGCTAAAGCCAGATTTGATAGTGGTGATGGTGCAGAAAGAGGTGGCCGAGGCCATTGCTGCCGGGCCGGGAAAAAGGAGCCTCCTCAGCATCAGCGTGCAGTTTTACGGTCGGCCCACAATTATCAGCAAGGTACCAGCCGAATCATTTTACCCGGCGCCGGAGGTCGATTCCGCCATACTGCGCATTGACCTGTATCCCGAACCAGCGGTGGCGGTGGATGATGTGGACAGCTTTTTTAAAACGGTCAGGGCTGGCTTCGCCAGCCCCCGCAAGCAGCTCGCCAACTCCCTGTCTTACGGCCTGAGACTGCCCAAGACCGACGTTATTAACGTGCTGGAAAAAGCGAACATATCATCGCAGCGTCGTGCCGAGACTTTGACCCTTGAGGAATGGGCACAGCTGCGGCGAGCGTATGCGCAATGGCAAGGGAAGAAGATGGCATGCTGA
- a CDS encoding homocysteine biosynthesis protein encodes MMKTIAEINERIQQGKAVVVTAEEVIDLVRAEGVAKAARKVDVVTTGTFGPMCSSGIYFNIGHSKPRIKLGGGRLYLNDVLAYPGLAAVDVFFGANALPDDDPRNRVHPGDFNYGGGHVIEELVAGEDIRLMATAYGTDCYPRKRLETWINIKDLNEAVLFNVRNAYQNYNVAANLSDKTIYTYMGVLKPRLGNVNYCSAGQLSPLLNDPHYRTIGIGTRIFLGGGVGYVAWQGTQHNPGVLRTEAGVPKRSAGTLAVIGDLKQMSDRWLVGTSMYGYGVTLTVGVGVPIPILDEEMLRHTAVTDEEIYGAVIDYSDAYPNQKPDIVAEVSYAELKSGTVKLQGKKVPTASLSSYSRAVEIAETLKGWIKRGEFLLTEAVTPLPGAESGVAFKPLKERPLEI; translated from the coding sequence ATGATGAAGACAATAGCGGAAATCAACGAGAGGATACAGCAGGGCAAGGCGGTGGTCGTCACCGCCGAAGAAGTCATTGACCTGGTCAGGGCGGAGGGCGTTGCCAAAGCCGCCCGGAAGGTTGACGTGGTGACCACGGGCACCTTCGGCCCGATGTGCTCATCCGGCATCTATTTCAATATCGGCCACAGCAAGCCAAGGATTAAACTGGGTGGCGGGCGTCTTTATCTCAATGACGTCCTCGCTTACCCCGGGCTGGCGGCGGTGGACGTTTTCTTCGGGGCTAACGCCCTGCCCGACGATGACCCCAGGAACCGGGTGCATCCCGGCGATTTCAATTACGGCGGCGGTCACGTTATCGAGGAACTGGTGGCCGGTGAGGATATACGCCTGATGGCGACCGCCTACGGCACCGATTGTTACCCGAGGAAGCGACTTGAGACATGGATTAACATCAAGGACCTCAATGAGGCCGTGCTGTTCAATGTCCGCAATGCCTACCAGAACTACAACGTAGCCGCCAATCTATCTGACAAGACCATCTATACGTACATGGGGGTGCTCAAGCCGCGCCTGGGCAATGTCAACTACTGCAGTGCCGGGCAGCTATCGCCATTGCTTAATGACCCGCACTACCGGACCATCGGCATTGGCACCAGGATTTTTCTGGGCGGAGGCGTCGGATACGTTGCCTGGCAGGGAACCCAGCATAATCCGGGTGTGCTCCGCACGGAAGCTGGCGTTCCCAAGAGAAGTGCCGGGACGCTGGCCGTGATCGGTGATTTAAAGCAGATGAGCGACAGGTGGCTCGTCGGGACGAGTATGTACGGCTACGGCGTCACTCTGACCGTGGGGGTTGGCGTGCCCATCCCCATCCTCGATGAGGAAATGCTCCGCCACACGGCGGTCACCGATGAGGAAATATACGGCGCGGTGATTGACTATTCGGATGCTTATCCCAATCAGAAGCCGGACATCGTCGCGGAAGTGAGCTACGCTGAACTAAAGAGCGGCACGGTAAAGCTGCAGGGTAAAAAAGTGCCCACCGCCTCTCTGTCCAGCTATTCACGGGCGGTGGAAATCGCAGAGACCCTGAAGGGCTGGATAAAACGCGGCGAGTTCCTGCTCACCGAGGCGGTAACACCGCTGCCGGGTGCGGAGTCCGGGGTAGCCTTCAAGCCATTGAAGGAGCGCCCGCTGGAGATATAA
- the ndk gene encoding nucleoside-diphosphate kinase: protein MERSLVLVKPDAVQNGQGGEIISRLEKLGLKMVARKVLRMDRALAEQLYAIHRDKPFFGELVEYMTSAPIVAAVFMGEGAVAKIRQAMGATDPAKADAGTIRADFGLDVRRNAVHGSDSVETAEKEIPLFFSEDEIVAA from the coding sequence ATGGAAAGGTCCCTGGTGCTGGTTAAACCCGATGCCGTACAGAACGGGCAGGGCGGCGAAATTATCAGTCGCCTGGAAAAGCTGGGACTTAAGATGGTGGCGCGCAAGGTGTTGCGTATGGATAGAGCTCTGGCCGAGCAGCTCTATGCGATTCACCGGGATAAGCCTTTTTTTGGCGAACTGGTCGAATATATGACGTCAGCGCCGATAGTGGCGGCGGTCTTTATGGGGGAGGGGGCGGTGGCAAAAATCAGGCAGGCAATGGGTGCCACCGACCCGGCCAAAGCCGACGCGGGAACGATTCGAGCGGATTTTGGTCTGGATGTAAGGCGTAATGCGGTACACGGCTCCGACTCGGTGGAGACGGCGGAGAAAGAAATTCCCCTGTTCTTCTCTGAGGATGAAATCGTTGCCGCTTAG
- the thiL gene encoding thiamine-phosphate kinase → MKVSELGEFGLIDLLAEMISASQNKNAAAYRKLLVGIGDDAAAWKGDSSTQLATTDSLFQDVHFRLSTTPWYELGWKALAVNLSDIAAMGGLPQYALVSLALPPDTEVDDVKAMYQGMIELAQRFEVALIGGDTCRAPLVSITVTVLGSAKDKDGRMLTRSAARPGEKIAVTGALGAAAAGMEMLDKKMQFDAESSRQLRQAFLQPEPRVAEGQQLVELGVKAAIDISDGLISDLKHVCEASRVGARVEMERIPIAPAVSAHFKDRALALAAAGGEDYELLFTASEEKIAKVRTVLSCPVTTIGEIVAEETGNVVIVDAHDAPVDLEKSGWEHFGA, encoded by the coding sequence ATGAAAGTATCGGAGCTGGGGGAGTTCGGGCTGATTGACCTCCTGGCCGAAATGATTTCCGCATCGCAGAATAAGAATGCGGCAGCATATCGTAAACTTTTAGTTGGCATCGGGGATGACGCCGCCGCCTGGAAAGGCGATTCTTCTACTCAGCTGGCCACCACCGACTCGCTATTTCAGGACGTCCATTTCCGGTTGAGCACCACGCCCTGGTACGAGCTCGGCTGGAAGGCGCTGGCGGTCAATCTGAGCGACATTGCCGCCATGGGAGGCCTGCCCCAGTACGCTTTGGTCTCACTGGCACTGCCGCCGGATACGGAGGTGGATGACGTCAAAGCAATGTACCAGGGGATGATTGAGCTGGCGCAGCGATTTGAGGTCGCCTTAATCGGCGGCGATACCTGCCGGGCACCTCTGGTATCGATTACGGTTACCGTCCTGGGCAGTGCCAAAGATAAAGATGGCAGGATGCTCACGCGTTCCGCAGCCCGGCCCGGGGAAAAAATCGCCGTGACCGGCGCGCTCGGCGCTGCAGCAGCCGGCATGGAGATGCTGGATAAGAAAATGCAATTCGATGCTGAGTCGAGCCGTCAACTGCGCCAGGCCTTTCTGCAACCTGAGCCGCGGGTGGCGGAGGGGCAACAACTGGTGGAACTGGGCGTGAAAGCGGCCATCGATATCAGCGACGGACTTATATCCGACCTGAAGCACGTCTGCGAGGCAAGCAGGGTCGGTGCCAGGGTCGAGATGGAACGGATACCGATTGCTCCTGCCGTGAGTGCTCACTTCAAGGACCGGGCGCTGGCGCTGGCCGCAGCCGGCGGTGAAGACTATGAACTGCTATTTACCGCCAGCGAAGAGAAGATAGCTAAAGTGAGAACAGTGCTCTCCTGTCCGGTAACGACCATCGGTGAGATTGTGGCTGAAGAGACGGGCAATGTGGTCATAGTTGATGCGCATGACGCGCCGGTTGACCTGGAAAAGTCCGGGTGGGAGCATTTCGGCGCTTGA
- a CDS encoding beta-phosphoglucomutase family hydrolase: MKGKDQESSAMKSGQGMCFGCGRKNPFGLRLKFKRDGRGVRTEHTPGEYYQSWPDIIHGGIIVTMLDEAMGHATLMSGNFGFLTASIQVNLKRPAYVNDRLIISAEVGKNNGRTIEVAGKMSLPDGTLVADGRAVQVILEGNRLEAVIWDMDGVIADTAPFHFQAWQEVFGKRKVPYSREVFQRNFGKRNDIIVRSIVGEGYPENEIEAILVEKEGLFRAKAAGNIQPIPGALGLIDELKEYGVKVALATSSPIENGQFVTRQLGIEDSFDVTVWGREVTEGKPSPQIFLLAAERLKVDPGNCVVIEDAVAGVAAAKRAGMKCLAVTNSHPGEKLGEADRVVDSLEYVSVADLAAIFYSPEKG; this comes from the coding sequence ATGAAAGGGAAAGACCAGGAATCCTCTGCAATGAAATCGGGTCAGGGTATGTGCTTCGGCTGCGGGCGGAAGAACCCGTTCGGTCTGCGTCTGAAATTCAAGCGGGATGGCAGGGGCGTCAGGACGGAGCACACCCCCGGCGAGTATTACCAGAGCTGGCCGGATATCATCCACGGCGGCATCATCGTCACCATGCTCGACGAGGCCATGGGACACGCCACCCTGATGAGTGGCAACTTCGGTTTTCTCACCGCATCGATACAGGTCAATCTCAAGCGTCCCGCCTACGTGAATGACAGGCTTATTATAAGTGCTGAAGTGGGCAAGAACAATGGGAGGACGATTGAGGTGGCGGGGAAAATGTCTTTGCCCGACGGTACGCTGGTGGCCGACGGCAGAGCGGTGCAGGTCATCCTTGAGGGCAACCGGCTCGAGGCGGTTATCTGGGATATGGATGGGGTGATTGCCGATACGGCACCCTTCCATTTTCAGGCCTGGCAGGAGGTGTTTGGCAAAAGAAAAGTGCCTTACTCCAGAGAGGTCTTTCAGCGCAATTTCGGTAAACGGAATGATATCATTGTGCGGAGCATTGTCGGTGAAGGCTACCCTGAAAATGAAATAGAAGCCATTCTGGTGGAGAAGGAAGGACTGTTCCGCGCCAAGGCAGCCGGCAATATCCAGCCGATTCCCGGCGCTTTAGGATTGATTGATGAGCTGAAAGAATATGGGGTAAAAGTGGCGCTGGCCACTTCCTCCCCGATTGAGAACGGGCAGTTTGTTACCCGACAGCTGGGCATCGAGGATAGTTTTGACGTTACCGTTTGGGGCAGGGAGGTTACTGAAGGTAAACCGAGTCCTCAGATTTTCCTGCTCGCTGCCGAGCGACTGAAAGTTGACCCGGGCAACTGCGTCGTTATCGAGGATGCGGTGGCCGGGGTTGCCGCGGCAAAACGGGCCGGGATGAAATGCCTTGCCGTGACCAACAGCCACCCGGGAGAAAAGCTCGGCGAGGCTGACCGCGTGGTTGATAGCCTGGAATATGTCAGCGTGGCCGACCTGGCGGCGATTTTCTATTCGCCGGAGAAAGGATGA
- the ispE gene encoding 4-(cytidine 5'-diphospho)-2-C-methyl-D-erythritol kinase, which produces MAREEDGMLTIPAPAKLNLTLEVLARRPDGYHEIRSVIQTVNLCDRLTFRASQSVDIRSDLPEWSPEKSLVSRTVNLVRETLGIDKGIAIDIENRIPLISGLGGDSSAAAATLRGLNEVWELNLPEEKLLELAAQLGSDVPFFLHGGTALAEGRGEVVTQLPPFPRHWVVLVMPSVPRPPGKTARLYASLTASHFTDGHITEQLVNELKEGREPSTLFNTFENVAFASGSELKVYRDHIRKLGALHVHLAGSGPALFTLFKDKTRAEELFTRCQQQNMGTYLVETLAANHPPIG; this is translated from the coding sequence ATGGCAAGGGAAGAAGATGGCATGCTGACCATCCCGGCACCGGCCAAACTGAATTTGACCCTTGAGGTGCTCGCCAGACGCCCGGACGGCTACCACGAAATCAGGAGCGTTATCCAGACGGTCAACCTCTGCGACCGTCTCACTTTCAGAGCCAGCCAGTCGGTAGACATCAGGTCGGACTTGCCGGAATGGTCGCCGGAGAAAAGTCTCGTCTCACGGACAGTGAACCTGGTACGGGAGACACTGGGGATTGATAAAGGAATCGCCATTGATATTGAGAACCGCATCCCACTGATTTCGGGGTTGGGTGGCGACAGCAGCGCTGCAGCAGCTACCCTGCGCGGCCTGAACGAAGTCTGGGAGCTGAACCTGCCGGAGGAAAAGTTGCTTGAGCTCGCGGCGCAGTTGGGCTCGGATGTCCCCTTCTTCCTCCACGGTGGTACGGCATTAGCGGAGGGCAGAGGCGAGGTGGTAACCCAGCTCCCCCCTTTCCCCCGTCACTGGGTCGTTCTGGTCATGCCCAGTGTGCCCCGCCCACCTGGTAAGACGGCCAGGCTGTACGCCAGTCTTACTGCGAGCCACTTTACCGACGGTCATATCACCGAGCAACTGGTCAACGAACTGAAAGAAGGCAGGGAGCCATCAACGCTTTTCAATACCTTTGAAAACGTCGCTTTTGCCAGTGGGTCAGAATTAAAGGTTTACCGCGACCACATACGGAAACTCGGTGCGCTTCACGTGCATTTAGCCGGCTCCGGTCCGGCGCTTTTTACGCTTTTTAAAGATAAAACCAGAGCCGAAGAACTTTTCACCCGCTGCCAACAGCAGAACATGGGAACGTATCTGGTGGAGACACTGGCCGCGAATCATCCACCGATTGGATAG
- the rsfS gene encoding ribosome silencing factor codes for MEGIEVARRAVDVAGDKQAGDIVLLDTRKVCSFADYFVICTGESERQIRAIFEDVEHSLKKDGVLPIHHEGTVDSGWLLLDYGDVIVHIFSTSEREFYQLDRLWGQADLVLRIH; via the coding sequence CTGGAAGGAATCGAAGTAGCCCGAAGGGCAGTGGATGTGGCCGGTGACAAGCAGGCCGGTGATATCGTGCTGCTCGATACCCGCAAGGTATGCAGCTTTGCCGATTACTTTGTTATCTGCACCGGAGAGAGCGAACGGCAGATAAGGGCTATTTTTGAAGACGTGGAACACAGCCTGAAAAAGGACGGGGTCCTTCCCATCCACCACGAAGGCACGGTAGACTCAGGCTGGCTTCTGCTGGACTACGGCGACGTAATCGTGCACATATTCTCCACATCGGAGCGGGAATTCTACCAGCTTGACCGACTCTGGGGCCAGGCCGACCTGGTGCTCAGAATCCACTAA
- a CDS encoding SEC-C domain-containing protein, which yields MQPRVVAFTSSYDRPSNVLINKVYISEVVTSSSPRITRPKSAKEYKALWDTGATGSVITRKVVDECGLKPIGRANVHHAKGTSSTLVYLVSVFLPNNVCFHALRVTEGDLVGDVEVLIGMDIISRGDFAISNKDGKTTFTFRMPSLERIDFVEQVKSLPKARSLPLSRKVGRNDPCPCGSGKKYKKCCGK from the coding sequence ATGCAACCAAGAGTTGTTGCATTTACCTCCAGCTACGACAGACCTTCAAATGTTCTAATAAACAAAGTCTATATATCCGAAGTAGTCACATCTTCATCTCCACGAATTACAAGACCCAAAAGTGCTAAAGAATATAAAGCTTTGTGGGATACAGGGGCAACGGGCTCTGTTATTACCCGTAAGGTTGTCGATGAATGTGGACTAAAACCCATAGGCAGAGCTAACGTTCACCACGCAAAAGGAACATCTTCAACTCTCGTATATCTCGTGAGTGTTTTCTTACCGAATAATGTTTGTTTTCACGCATTAAGGGTAACTGAAGGTGATTTAGTTGGTGATGTTGAAGTTCTAATAGGCATGGATATAATAAGTAGGGGCGATTTTGCAATCAGTAATAAAGATGGGAAGACAACGTTTACATTTCGGATGCCATCTCTTGAACGGATAGACTTTGTAGAACAAGTTAAAAGCCTGCCCAAAGCTAGGTCTTTACCGCTTTCCCGCAAGGTGGGTAGGAATGACCCATGTCCATGTGGTAGTGGTAAGAAATATAAGAAATGCTGCGGTAAGTAA
- a CDS encoding metallophosphatase family protein encodes MLYAIIADIHANLTAFSAVLDDMERRGGVEEIWCLGDIVGYGPDPHECIELLQRHRHVCVAGNHDWAAIGKISTADFNPDAALACQWTARQLSPEDIKYLGDLPLTIDKGKFTLVHGSPREPIWEYVISTSIARENFNFFQSPYCLVGHSHVPLIFKEEDGSCTFSQLMANIGLALGESRLIINPGGVGQPRDGDPRASYALYDSNIKMIRLYRIPYDVTAVQDRMMEKGLPVRLAVRLQHCM; translated from the coding sequence ATGCTATACGCCATCATCGCCGATATCCACGCCAATCTGACCGCCTTCAGCGCGGTTCTCGATGATATGGAGCGGAGGGGAGGGGTGGAGGAGATATGGTGCCTGGGCGATATCGTTGGCTATGGGCCTGACCCCCACGAGTGCATTGAGCTGCTGCAACGGCATCGCCACGTCTGCGTGGCCGGGAATCATGACTGGGCCGCCATCGGCAAGATAAGCACCGCCGATTTCAATCCCGATGCCGCGCTTGCCTGCCAGTGGACAGCCCGGCAGTTAAGCCCAGAAGATATAAAGTATCTGGGGGACCTGCCCCTGACAATCGATAAAGGTAAATTCACACTGGTACACGGAAGCCCGAGGGAGCCGATCTGGGAATACGTTATATCAACCAGCATTGCCAGAGAGAACTTCAACTTTTTTCAGTCGCCCTACTGCCTGGTCGGTCATTCCCATGTCCCGCTCATTTTCAAGGAAGAAGACGGTTCCTGCACTTTCAGCCAGTTGATGGCCAATATCGGGCTTGCCCTGGGGGAAAGCCGGTTGATAATCAATCCCGGAGGGGTGGGGCAGCCGCGCGATGGAGACCCGCGCGCCAGCTACGCGCTTTACGACAGCAACATCAAAATGATAAGACTATACCGCATACCCTACGACGTTACCGCCGTACAGGACAGAATGATGGAAAAAGGTTTGCCGGTACGGCTGGCGGTACGACTGCAGCATTGCATGTAG
- a CDS encoding 4Fe-4S binding protein, with translation MTVSKRVVLHFPRRLVEQPVIYRLVKDYNLEFNILKASITAEPEEEGLLVLELKGEQEEYDKGIKFLLKSGLKIQSLSQDVTRNEARCTHCGACITVCPPAAFEIDPKTRQVRFDDEKCVACGLCIKACPPRAMEVHF, from the coding sequence ATGACAGTTTCAAAAAGAGTGGTGCTGCATTTTCCAAGAAGGCTGGTGGAGCAACCGGTCATCTACCGTCTGGTCAAGGACTACAACCTTGAATTCAATATCCTGAAGGCGTCCATCACCGCCGAACCGGAGGAGGAAGGGCTGCTGGTGCTGGAGCTTAAGGGCGAGCAGGAGGAATATGATAAGGGGATTAAATTCCTGCTCAAGTCCGGGCTTAAAATTCAGTCGCTCAGCCAGGACGTTACCCGGAATGAGGCGCGCTGCACCCACTGCGGTGCCTGCATCACCGTCTGTCCCCCCGCCGCCTTCGAGATTGACCCGAAGACGAGGCAGGTCAGGTTCGACGATGAGAAATGCGTGGCCTGCGGACTTTGTATCAAGGCCTGTCCGCCGCGGGCGATGGAAGTCCACTTTTAA